In Caulobacter segnis ATCC 21756, the sequence CCACATGACGCCCCAGTCGATCGTCGACTGGCTGGCGCAATGGCCGAAGTAGCGGCGTCCAACGTCCGGCGGGTATCCAGAATTTCCGACTCGCCCGCAGATCGGCGGATCGGGTGGGAGAGCAAGGATGAAGCGTTTCTGGGTGATCGCGGCGGCCATGGCGCTGGCGGCGGGACCAAGCCTGGCCAAGGCCGCCGAGCTCAATCCCGCCTGCCGCGCGGCGGGCCGACCGGTGTCCGAGGCCGGGTTCGTCGACATCGGCGGCATCCGCCAGTGGCTGACGATCGACGGCCAGGACTGCGCCAATCCGGTGGTGCTGATCGTCCACGGCGGCCCGGGCAATCCCAACACGCCCTTCGCGCACAACCTGTTCGGCGATTGGTCGAAGCGCTTCACGGTGGTCCAGTGGGACCAGCGCGGATCGGGCAAGACGTACGGCGCCAGCAAGCCCCCGGAGGACGAGCTGCTGACCATGGACCGTCTGACCCAGGACGGCGTCGAGGCGGCGCGCTACGTCGCCCAGCGCCTGGGCAAGCGCAAGGTGATTATCATGGGCGGCTCGTGGGGTTCGGCCCTGGCGGTCAACATCGCCCAGGCCGCGCCCGAGCTCTTCAGCGCCTATGTCGGGACGGCCCAGCTGGTGAACTACCAGCTGGACATGAAGACCAGCTATGACCTTACCCTAGCCAAGGCCCAGGCGGCGGGCGACGCGGATGCGATCACCAAGCTGACCGCGCTGGGGCCGCCGCCCTGGACCGATCCGCGCGCGTTCGGGATCCTGCGCCGCATCACCCGCAAGTACGAGGCCCTGGCGACCGAGGCCCCGCCCAAGGGCTGGTTCGCGTTTGGCCCCGGCTATGACACCCCGGCCTACGAGGCCGACTACACGGCGGGCGAGGACTATTCGTTCTTGAACTTCGTCGGCCCCAAGGGCGACGGCATGGGCCCCAAGATCGATCTGCGCAAGCTGGGAACGACCTTCGCCATGCCGGTCTACATGCTGCAGGGCGAGGCCGACCTGGTCACGCCGCCGGCGGTGTCGAAGGCCTATTTCGACGAGATCCGCGCGCCCAAGAAGGAATTCGTCGTCCTGCCGCGCACCGGCCACGACCCCAACCGCATCATGATCGACGCCCAGTTCGCGGCGCTGACGAAGGCGCGGACCTCGACCGACGCCGGCCGGCGCTAGGAGCTCGCCTTCCGCGCCAGCCAGTCCGCCGCCAGCCCGGGCCAGGCGGCCTGGGTCCCGTCCAGCTGGCGCAGGCTGAAGCCGTGGGGCGCGGTTCCGAAGACGTGGGCGTCCAGATCGAGGCCGGCGTCGCGGGCCGTCCGGATCAGGTTCAGAGCGTGCTCGACGGGCACGGCCTGATCCATCAGGGCGTAGGCCAGGAACACCGGACAACGCGGCAGGCCATGCGGCTCCTCGGCGATCCCGATCGGCCAGGCGTCGTAGAAGGCCTGCTTCTCCGCCGGCGGATAGTCGGGCTTGCCCGCCGGCGCCTTGTAGGCCCGGTGATTGGCGTTGATCGGCGCATAGGCGATCAGCACGCCCGCCAGCTCCGCATCCGGCTGGCAGGCCAGCGCGCCGGCCAGATGGCCGCCCGACGACAGGCCCAGCACGAACCGGGGCAGGTCGCGGGGAATACGCTCCAGCGCCGCCAGGCCGTCCGTCAGGGCGATGTCGAAGGGCCAGACGCCTTTCCCGCCCGGCGCGCCGGGCAGGCGGTGCGCCAGCACATAGGCGTCATAGCCAAGGTCGTTCAGCCAGGCGGCGATCTGCGTCCCCTCGCTGTCAATCATCAGCCGCAGATAGCCGCCGCCGGGACAGACCAGAACTCGCCCCTTGGGCGCGGCGACGCGATAGGCCAGCAGCTCGCCGCGCGAGACGGTCTCGATCACGCGATCAGGCGCCGCCCCCTCCAGGACATTGACGGGGCCAGCGCTAAGCGCGAACACTTCGGGCTGGATCATGCGACGCGCCTGTAGCCCAGCGGCGCGCCGACGCCGGCGGCCTCGATCCGCGCGATCGCCTCGCCCAGAGGCTCGATCGCCACGGCCATGTGGTGGGCGTTGGCGTGCAGGATGGTGTGGGGATCCAGCAGGATCGCCACATGGCCCTTCCAGAAGATGAGATCGCCGCGCCGACGGTCTGCCTCGGCGATCTCCGGGAAGAAGCCGCGCTGCAGGTCGGTGTCGCGCGGGCAGGCCCGGCCGCAGGCGTAGAGCGCCTGCTGAACCAGGGCCGAGCAATCCAGTCCCAGGCTCTCGCGCCCGCCCCACTGGTAGGGCGCGCCCAGGAACCGCTCGGCGATCGCGACATAGTCGGTCTCGAACCGACCGATCGGCGCCAGGTGATGCTCGACGAGCCACCCGGTTCGGGCGCCGCGCACGAACAGACCCTCGCGCGCCTCGATCGTGACCAGGGCGTTGAGGCTGTAGAGGCCGACGATGGCCGACTTGATGTCCGGCTCGGCGAAGGCGTAGGTCCGCAGCGCGCTGACGCGATGCTCGGGCGGCGCGACGGGGGCCGACAGGGCTTCGATCGGGACATAGCCGACATAGCGGTCGCGGCGGGCCTGGCCGAAGGCGAACTCGCCGGTCTCGAATAGGACGTCGAACAGCTCGCCGAACAGCAGCTGATCCTCCTGCTCGGCGTCGGGCGCGGGGGCCTTGCGCAGGCTGGCGACCGGGGCGCTCACCTGCATCGGCGTCACGTCGGCGAAGCGGTCGGCGGCGACAAGGCCCTCCAGGCGGCGATCGGCGAGGCCGTCGCGCACCAGCGTCAGGCGGCGATCCGGAGCGCTCATCGGGCGAACCGCGCGCGCAGCATCGCGAAGACGGCGCGGATGGCCTGGACCTCGGCCCCGACCGGATAGCCGGGTCGCCCCTTCGGGTTCCAGGCGAAGACGTCGAAGTGCGCCCACGGGCCGACGTCATCGCCGGAAGGCGCGAAGCGTTGCAGGAACAGGGCGGCGGTCGTCGCGCCCGCCTGGGCCCAGCCGTCGGGATCGTTCTTCAGGTCGGCGATGTCGCTGTCCAGCGCCTCGCGATAGGCGTCGGTCAGGGGCAGACGCCACAGCGGGTCGGCCACGGCCTTGGACGCCGTCTCGATCTGGCCGGCCAGCTTGTCGTCGCTCGTCCAGAACGGGATCACGAACGGACCCATGGCGATCCGCGCCGCGCCCGTGAGCGTGGCGAAGTCCAGGGTCAGGGCCGGCTTCAGCTCGGCCGCGCGGGTCAGGGCGTCGGCCAGGATCAGGCGGCCTTCGGCGTCAGTGTTGCCCACCTCGACCGAAAGGCCCGCGCGGGTGGCCAACACGTCGCCGGGCCGCATGGCGTCGCCGGCGATGGCGTTCTCGACCACCGGCGTCAGGATGACGAGGCGCACCGGCAAGCCGGCCTCCATGACCATCCGCCCCAGGGCCAGGGCGTGGGCGGCGCCGCCCATGTCCTTCTTCATCAGCCGCATGCCGGACGAGGGCTTGATGTCGAGGCCGCCGGTGTCGAACACCACGCCCTTGCCCACCAGCGCCAGCACGGGGTGCGAGGGATCGCCCCAGGTCACCTCGATCATACGGGGCGCGCGCGAGGCCACGGCGGCGCGTCCCACCGCGTGAACGGCCGGGTAGTTCTCCTTCAGCAGGTCGTCGCCGCGCACGACCGACAGGGTCGCGCCGTACTTCTGGGCGATCTCGCCGGCGATCGTCTCGATCTGCAGCGGCCCCATGTCGTTGGCCGGGGTGTTGACCATGTCGCGGGCCAGGGCGCAGGCGTGGGCCATGGCGGTGACCGCGGCGGCGTCCACGCCCTTGGGCGCGACCAGGCGGGCGATCGGCTCGCCGTGCTTCTTGTAGCGGTCGAAGCGATAGGTCCCGAGCGCGAAGGCCAGGGCCGCCTGTTCGGCGTCGATCCCCTTGGGCAGCTTCGACAGCGCGTAGTCGCCGGCGGGCAGCTTGCCGGCCAAGGTCCGCAGCAGCGACGGATCGACGCGGCCGCTCCCCAGACCTAGCAGCACCTGCTCGACCGCGCCGCTGGCGCCGGGGACGGCCAGGACCTGCCCGAGCTTGCCCGAGAACTTGTTGGCCGTCGCGAACGTCCTGACGGGCCCGCGTTTGCGGGCCAGGAAGGCCTCGACCTCGCCCTCGGCCACGGGGTGGACCGGAACGGCCCCTTCAGCTTGGCTGAGGATCGGATGCGTCGCGTCGGACATCGGCGGGCCCTCTCGAAAATTATGCTTAACGCTTCCTTTAAGGGCCTGACCGATCATGGCCGGGCTCTTTTCGGAGACTCGTCTTCCATGTGTCGCAAGCGCGCGCGCCTCGCAACCGTTCTCGCCCCCGCCGCCCTGGCGCTGGCGGCGCTTTGCGCGAGCGACGGTGCCCTGGCCGCCGATGCGCCGGTCAAGGCCTCGCCGCAGCAGCGGGGCGAAGCCCGTCGATTGGACCCGCTGGCGCGCGCCGCCTTCTGGGGCTCGGAATTCCAGGCCGACGCGGCCGACGCCGAGGCCGGCGCGGGCCTGGCCCAGGCCCTGCGCGGCCTTGGCCGCAACGACGACGCGGCCGAGGTGGCGACCCAGGCTCTCGTGGCCCATCCTGACGACGAGGCGCTGCTGCTGGAGCTGGCCCGCGCCCACATCGCCCGCGGCCAGGGCTTCTACGCGATCGACCCGGCCCGCAAGGCCGCCAGCCTGGCGCCCAAGGATTGGCGGCCGCTGACCCTGCTGGCCGTGGCCTACGAGCAGGCCGAGCGCGGCGACGAGGCCGAGGCCGCTCACCGCCAGGCCCTGGCGCTGGCGCCCAGCGAGGCCACGCCGCTGACCAACTACGCCATGCACCTGGCCGCCAAGGGCGATCTCGCCGGCGCCGAGGCGCAGCTGCGCCGCGCGGTCGCCCTGCCCTCGGCCGGCATCCAGGTCCGCCAGAACCTGGCCTTGGTAGTCGGCCTGCAGGGCCGCCTGCCCGAAGCCGAAAAGCTGGCCCGCGCCGACCTGCCCCCCGAACAGGTCGCCAACAACCTCGCCTATCTCCGGGCGGCCCTCGGACAAGCCGGCGGCGGCCGAACCTGGGACGCGCTGAGGGCCGGCGGCGGGCAGTAGGGGCCAAGCGCGACCTGCGGCAAATGGCGGGACTCTCGGGGGCCCGGATGGCGTGTATCAAGCGCGCTCTTCGCCCCAAGGACCGCCATGCGAAAGCTGCTCGCCCTGGTCGTCGCGCCGCTCGCGGCGGCGCCGACGCTCTATCTCGCCTTCATTACCGGCACGGTCATTGATCGCGGCTACGCGTGGGGCGTCATGGACTGGAACAGCAACGGGCGCACCGAGCTGCACGAGGTGATCGCCGCCACCGACATCATCCCGCACAAGACGATCCGCGGCGGCCAGCGGTGCACCAGCTATTTCCACTATAGTCGGGCGACCCTGCTGCGAACCGACTGCGAGGCCAGGGCCTGACCACGGCCCTCAGTGCTTGGCGAAGACGTCCTGCACCTTGATGATCGCCGGGCCCAGGATGACGATGAACAGCACCGGCAGGAAGAACAGGATCATCGGCACGGTCAGCTTGGCCGGCAGGGCGGTGGCCTTCTTCTCGGCGGACGACAGGCGCAGCTCGCGGTTTTCCTTGGCCATCACGCGGAGCGCGGCGCCCAGCGGCGTGCCGTAGCGCTCGGCCTGGATCATGGCCGTGGCCACCGACTTGACGCCCGGATGATTGGTGCGGCGGGCCAGGTTCTCATAGGCCTGGCGGCGCTCGGGCAGGTACGAGAGCTCGGCGGTCAGCAGGCTGAGCTCCTCGGCCAGCTCCATGGACTGGGCGCCGATCTCGGAGCTGACCTTCTGGATCGCCGCCTCGACCGACATGCCGCTCTCGACGCAGATCAGCAGCAAGTCCAGGGAGTCGGGGAAGGCCGCCACGATCGACTCGCGGCGCTTTTGGGCGATGTTGGTGATGTAGACGTTGGGCGCGTAGTAGCCGAACGCCAGGGCCGCCACGCAGGCGCACAGCTTCTGGATCGGCAGCAGGCCGAAGTCGTTGACCCCGTAGAGGTAGGCCGCGACCACCGCGGCGAACACGAACGGCGCCACGAAGCGGAAGAAGTAGAAGGTCGTCACCGGCCGGGGGCCGCGGAAGCCGGCCTGGGCCAGCTTGTCGACGACCTTGGGGTCCTCCAGCAGGCGCGACAGCTGCAGACGTTCGACCACCTTCTTGTAGAGCCCTTCGTCCTGATGGCGCAGGGTCCCGGGCGCCCCATGCCGCTGGGCCAGGGCCTCGCGCGAGCGGCGGCGCAGCTCCTCGCGGCGGTTGGCGACCGACTTCAGCCGGCCTTCCAGGCCGTTGTCGCGCATCAGCGGCGAAGCCAGGGTGATGATGGTGGCGAACACCACCACCGCGATGAAGGCGGTCAGGAGGTTCGAGGGATCGGTCAGGGTCTCGACGAGCGTCATGCGGCGGGTCCCCTCAGAACTTGAAGTTGATCATCTTGCGCATCACCAAGACGCCGATCCCCATCCAGATCGCGGCCGCCAGCAGCATCAGGTGGCCGCGCGGATCGGTGAACAGAGGCTGCATGTAGGCGGGCGAGGTGACGCTGATCAGCACGATCACGCCTGGCGGCAGGGCGCCGATGATCAGGGCCGAGGCGACCGCCTCGGCCGACAGCGCCTTGATCTTCTCCTTCATCATCTTGCGCGATCGCAGCACGGTCGAGAGGTTGCCCAGGGCCTCGGCCAGGTTGCCGCCGGTCTTCTGCTGGATCGCCAGGACGATGGCGAAGAAGCGCAGCTCGTTGGTCGGCATGCGCTCGTGCATCTTGTCCAGCGCCGCGTCCAGCGGCACGCCCATGGCGACGTTCTCGGTCAGCATGCGGAACTCGCCGGCCAGAGGCTCGGGGCTTTCCTGGCCGATGATCCGCAGGCAGTCGTGCAGCGGCAGGCCCGACTTGATCCCCCGCACGATGATGTCGATGGCGTCGGAGAAGGCCTCGGTAAACTTGCGGATGCGGCCCTGGGCCAGGATCGACAGCAGCCAGCGCGGTAGGCCCAGCCCCGCCGCGAACCCCGCCCCCAGCGCGATCCACACGGTCTGGCCCAGCGCCAGGACGATCAGGATGACGCCGACCGCCAGGCCCAGGCTGACCATCCAGAACAGCCGCACGTTCGGCCCCAGCCCCGCCGCCTGCATTCGCGCGGCGATGCTCAAGGTGGCCTTCTTCTGCTTGCGCTCCTGCTCCTTCAGCGCCTTCAGGATGGTCTGGCGGCGGACCTCGTTCGGGTTGGCCGCGGGCTTGTTCTTGGCGGCCTGACGGTCGACGCCGCCGGCCCCGATCACCTGCGCGCGCTTGGCGGCCTTGGACGCCTGGCTGTCGTCGCCCACGAACGCAAAGCCCAGGCCGGCGATGGTGATGAAGCCCAGGACGCCGGCGAGGATGAACAGCATCGCCTACTCCGCCGCGTCGAGGGCTTCGGCCAGCTCGCGCTCCAGGCCGTAATAGCGGGCGCGGTCCCAGAACTTGGGGCGGGCGATGCCGGTCGAGCGGTGACGGCCCAGCACCTTGCCGTGCTCGTCCTCGCCGGTGATGTCGTAGACGAACAGGTCCTGGGTCACGACCACGTCGCCCTCCAGCCCGACCACCTCGGTGATGTGGGTGATGCGGCGGCTGCCGTCGCGCAGGCGGGCGGCCTGGATGATCACGTCGACCGAGCCGACGATCATCTCCTTGATGGTCTTGGAGGGCAGGCCGTAACCGCCCATGGTGATCATGCTCTCGACCCGGCTCAGCGCCTCGCGCGGGCTGTTGGCGTGCAGCGTGCCCATCGAGCCGTCGTGGCCGGTGTTCATCGCCTGCAGCAGGTCGAAGGCCTCGGGACCGCGCACTTCGCCGACGATGATCCGCTCGGGCCGCATGCGCAGGCAGTTGCGCACGAGGTCGCGCATGGTGACCGCCCCCTGCCCTTCCAGGTTCGGCGGCCGGGTTTCCAGGCGCACCACGTGCGGCTGCTGCAGCTGCAGTTCGGCCGCGTCCTCGCAAGTGACGACCCGCTCGGTGGGGTCGATGAAGGCGGTCATGGTGTTGAGCAAGGTGGTCTTGCCCGAGCCGGTGCCGCCCGAGATGATCACGTTGCAGCGGCAGGCGCCGATCACGCCCAGCACCCGCGCCCCCTCGGGGCTGATGGAGGCGTACTCCACCAGGTTCTTCATCGTCAGCTTGTCGCGCCGGAACTTGCGGATGGTCAGGGTCGGGCCGTCCAGCGCCAGCGGCGGGGCGATGACGTTGACGCGGCTGCCGTCGGGCAGGCGGGCGTCGCAGATCGGACTGCTCTCGTCGACGCGGCGGCCGACCTGGCTGACGATCCGCTGGCAGATGTTCATCAGCTGCTGGTTGTCGCGGAAGCGGACATTGGTCAGCTGAACCTTGCCGCCGACTTCGATGAACACCCGGTGCGCGCCGTTGACCATGATGTCGGCGATGTCGTCGCGGGCCAGCAAGGGCT encodes:
- a CDS encoding type II secretion system F family protein — encoded protein: MLFILAGVLGFITIAGLGFAFVGDDSQASKAAKRAQVIGAGGVDRQAAKNKPAANPNEVRRQTILKALKEQERKQKKATLSIAARMQAAGLGPNVRLFWMVSLGLAVGVILIVLALGQTVWIALGAGFAAGLGLPRWLLSILAQGRIRKFTEAFSDAIDIIVRGIKSGLPLHDCLRIIGQESPEPLAGEFRMLTENVAMGVPLDAALDKMHERMPTNELRFFAIVLAIQQKTGGNLAEALGNLSTVLRSRKMMKEKIKALSAEAVASALIIGALPPGVIVLISVTSPAYMQPLFTDPRGHLMLLAAAIWMGIGVLVMRKMINFKF
- a CDS encoding CpaF family protein, with amino-acid sequence MFGKRAPSAEQKAPSPAPAEGAPVATRARRIETPPAEPVAPSPKVTGPPPRALAHQAAPLAAPIVREQSDYYHVTKTTIFNALLNTIDLSQLAQLDQRQAAEEIRDIVAELVAIKNVSMSVSEQEALVQDITNDVLGYGPLEPLLARDDIADIMVNGAHRVFIEVGGKVQLTNVRFRDNQQLMNICQRIVSQVGRRVDESSPICDARLPDGSRVNVIAPPLALDGPTLTIRKFRRDKLTMKNLVEYASISPEGARVLGVIGACRCNVIISGGTGSGKTTLLNTMTAFIDPTERVVTCEDAAELQLQQPHVVRLETRPPNLEGQGAVTMRDLVRNCLRMRPERIIVGEVRGPEAFDLLQAMNTGHDGSMGTLHANSPREALSRVESMITMGGYGLPSKTIKEMIVGSVDVIIQAARLRDGSRRITHITEVVGLEGDVVVTQDLFVYDITGEDEHGKVLGRHRSTGIARPKFWDRARYYGLERELAEALDAAE
- a CDS encoding type II secretion system F family protein; translation: MTLVETLTDPSNLLTAFIAVVVFATIITLASPLMRDNGLEGRLKSVANRREELRRRSREALAQRHGAPGTLRHQDEGLYKKVVERLQLSRLLEDPKVVDKLAQAGFRGPRPVTTFYFFRFVAPFVFAAVVAAYLYGVNDFGLLPIQKLCACVAALAFGYYAPNVYITNIAQKRRESIVAAFPDSLDLLLICVESGMSVEAAIQKVSSEIGAQSMELAEELSLLTAELSYLPERRQAYENLARRTNHPGVKSVATAMIQAERYGTPLGAALRVMAKENRELRLSSAEKKATALPAKLTVPMILFFLPVLFIVILGPAIIKVQDVFAKH
- a CDS encoding alpha/beta fold hydrolase: MKRFWVIAAAMALAAGPSLAKAAELNPACRAAGRPVSEAGFVDIGGIRQWLTIDGQDCANPVVLIVHGGPGNPNTPFAHNLFGDWSKRFTVVQWDQRGSGKTYGASKPPEDELLTMDRLTQDGVEAARYVAQRLGKRKVIIMGGSWGSALAVNIAQAAPELFSAYVGTAQLVNYQLDMKTSYDLTLAKAQAAGDADAITKLTALGPPPWTDPRAFGILRRITRKYEALATEAPPKGWFAFGPGYDTPAYEADYTAGEDYSFLNFVGPKGDGMGPKIDLRKLGTTFAMPVYMLQGEADLVTPPAVSKAYFDEIRAPKKEFVVLPRTGHDPNRIMIDAQFAALTKARTSTDAGRR
- a CDS encoding tetratricopeptide repeat protein, with the protein product MCRKRARLATVLAPAALALAALCASDGALAADAPVKASPQQRGEARRLDPLARAAFWGSEFQADAADAEAGAGLAQALRGLGRNDDAAEVATQALVAHPDDEALLLELARAHIARGQGFYAIDPARKAASLAPKDWRPLTLLAVAYEQAERGDEAEAAHRQALALAPSEATPLTNYAMHLAAKGDLAGAEAQLRRAVALPSAGIQVRQNLALVVGLQGRLPEAEKLARADLPPEQVANNLAYLRAALGQAGGGRTWDALRAGGGQ
- a CDS encoding C40 family peptidase, giving the protein MSAPDRRLTLVRDGLADRRLEGLVAADRFADVTPMQVSAPVASLRKAPAPDAEQEDQLLFGELFDVLFETGEFAFGQARRDRYVGYVPIEALSAPVAPPEHRVSALRTYAFAEPDIKSAIVGLYSLNALVTIEAREGLFVRGARTGWLVEHHLAPIGRFETDYVAIAERFLGAPYQWGGRESLGLDCSALVQQALYACGRACPRDTDLQRGFFPEIAEADRRRGDLIFWKGHVAILLDPHTILHANAHHMAVAIEPLGEAIARIEAAGVGAPLGYRRVA
- a CDS encoding alpha/beta hydrolase translates to MIQPEVFALSAGPVNVLEGAAPDRVIETVSRGELLAYRVAAPKGRVLVCPGGGYLRLMIDSEGTQIAAWLNDLGYDAYVLAHRLPGAPGGKGVWPFDIALTDGLAALERIPRDLPRFVLGLSSGGHLAGALACQPDAELAGVLIAYAPINANHRAYKAPAGKPDYPPAEKQAFYDAWPIGIAEEPHGLPRCPVFLAYALMDQAVPVEHALNLIRTARDAGLDLDAHVFGTAPHGFSLRQLDGTQAAWPGLAADWLARKASS
- a CDS encoding aminopeptidase, translated to MSDATHPILSQAEGAVPVHPVAEGEVEAFLARKRGPVRTFATANKFSGKLGQVLAVPGASGAVEQVLLGLGSGRVDPSLLRTLAGKLPAGDYALSKLPKGIDAEQAALAFALGTYRFDRYKKHGEPIARLVAPKGVDAAAVTAMAHACALARDMVNTPANDMGPLQIETIAGEIAQKYGATLSVVRGDDLLKENYPAVHAVGRAAVASRAPRMIEVTWGDPSHPVLALVGKGVVFDTGGLDIKPSSGMRLMKKDMGGAAHALALGRMVMEAGLPVRLVILTPVVENAIAGDAMRPGDVLATRAGLSVEVGNTDAEGRLILADALTRAAELKPALTLDFATLTGAARIAMGPFVIPFWTSDDKLAGQIETASKAVADPLWRLPLTDAYREALDSDIADLKNDPDGWAQAGATTAALFLQRFAPSGDDVGPWAHFDVFAWNPKGRPGYPVGAEVQAIRAVFAMLRARFAR